In the genome of Kineococcus endophyticus, the window GCGCAGCGGGAACCACGCGCTGCGCGTGCGCGACCCGCAGTCCCCGACGCGCGCCGCCTTCACCGGTGTGCCCGTGTTCGAGTTCTCGGAGCGGTACGTCGTCCCCGCGGAGTTCGTGCCCCACGAGCAGGCTCAGGACGTGGTCACCGGCGCCGTCGTCGAGGGCCTGCAGCACCACCACCGGGCCGTGGGCGTCGTCCGCTTCGAGCTCGACGGCCCGCAGCAGCTCACCGTGTTCGCGGGCGGGACGGCCCTGTTCACCGACGCCACCAGCGGGGTCACGACGACGGGGACCACGCGGTCGGTGCCCGTGCCCACCACGCCGGGTCCGGTGGTGCTGGACCTGAACCGCGCGCAGAACCTGCCGTGCGCGTTCACCGACTTCGCGACCTGTCCGCTGCCGCCGGCCGAGAACCGCCTGACGGTGCCCGTCGCGGCGGGGGAGAAGGACCCGCGGTGACGACGGTGCTGGAGGGTTTCTCCCCGGCCGAGCTCTCCGCCCTGCGGGGGGACTTCCCGATCCTGTCGCGCACGACGCGGTCGGGGAAGCCGTTGGTGTACCTGGACTCCGGGGCGACGTCGCAGAAACCCCGTGCCGTCCTCGACGCCGAACGCCGGTTCTACGAGACCCACAACGCGGCCGTGCACCGGGGCGCCCACCAGCTGGCCGAGGAGGCCACGGACGACTTCGAGGCCGCCCGTGCCGCGATCGCCGGGTTCGTCGGGGTCCCCGCCGACGAGGTCGTCTTCACGAAGAACGCCACGGAGTCGCTGAACCTCGTCGCCCACGCGTTCAGCACGAGCACCGCGTACGCCGCCCGGGGTTCCGCGCCGGCGGGGCAGGCCGTCGACCCGCGGTTCGTGCTGGCCGAGGGCGACGAGCTCCTCGTCACCGAGGCCGAGCACCACGCGAACCTCGTCCCGTGGCAGGAGTTGTGCGCCCGGACGGGCGCGGTCCTGCGGTGGATCCCCGTGACCGAGGACGGCGTCCTGGACCTCTCCGGGCTCGACGCGCTCGTCACGGAGCGGACGAAGGTCGTCGCCTTCGCCCACGCGTCCAACGTGCTCGGCGCCCTCGCGCCGGTCGCCGACCTCGTCGCGGCCGCCCGCCGCGTCGGTGCGCTCGTCGTGCTCGACGCCTGCCAGTCCGTGCCGCACCTGCCCGTCGACCTGCCGTCGCTGGGCGTCGACCTCGCCGCGTTCTCCGGGCACAAGATGCTCGGTCCGTCGGGGATCGGTGTCCTGTGGGGGCGCGCGGAACTCCTCGCGGCCATGCCCCCGTTCCTCACCGGCGGGTCGATGATCGAGCTGGTCCGGATGGAGCGGTCGACGTTCGCGCCGGCACCGCAGAAGTTCGAGGCCGGTGTCCCGATGACGGCGCAGGCCGTCGGTCTGCACGCGGCGGTGGACTACCTGCGCGACCTCGGCCCGGACGGGACCGGCATCGCGCGGGTGGAGGCGCACGAACGCGCCCTCACCGCTCAGCTCCTGGCGGAACTCGCGGAACTGCCGTGGATCCGCGTCCTCGGTCCCCTCGACGCGGCCGACCGCGTGGGGCTGGTCTCCTTCGTCGTCGACGGTCCGGACCTGCAGGTGCACGCCCACGACGTCGGTCAGCTGCTCGACGACGAGGGGGTCGCCGTCCGCGTCGGGCACCACTGCGCGTGGCCGCTGCACCGACGCTTCGGGGTCGCGGCGACGACGCGGGTCAGCTTCGGGCCGTACAACCAGCCGTCCGACGTCGACGCCGTGCTGCGGGGTCTGCACCGGGTCCGCGACCTCTTCGGCTGAGGGCCCCGTGAGAACCTGACGCGCGTGGACCTGTACCAGCAGCTGATCATCGAGCACTCCAAGCGGCCCCACGGTGCGGGGTTGCGGGAGCCGTTCGCCGCGGAGGCCCACCACGTCAACCCCACGTGCGGGGACGAGATCACCCTGCGGGTCCGCCTCGAGGAGGCGGACGGCTCGCCGGTCGTCGGCGACGTGTCCTACGACGCGCTCGGCTGCTCGATCAGCCGCGCCTCGGCCTCGGTGCTGCACGAGCTCGTCGTCGGCCGGTCCGTCGCGGAGGTGGGGGAGCTGCGCGAGGCCGTGCAGCACATGCTCACCAGCCGCGGTGAGGACCCCGGCGACGAGGACGTCCTCGGCGACGCCGTGGCGTTCGCCGGGGTCGCGAAGTACCCGGCGCGCGTCAAGTGCGCGCTGCTCAGCTGGTCGGCGCTGGCCGACGCCGTGCTGCGGGCCTGACGAGTCGGACCGGCCGCAGCGGTCGTTACCGTGCCCCCGTGGAGATCCGCGACTACACCGACGCCGACTGGGCCGGCATCTGGCCCTTCTTCGACGAGATCGTCGCCGACGGGGAGACGTACGCGCTGCCGCAGGGCCTGCCGTCCGACCGGGCCCGGGCCGAGTGGGTCGGCGCGCCGCCCTGGGGCACGTTCACGGCCGTCGACGAGGACGGGGCGGTCCTCGGGACCGCGAAGTGCGGGCCGAACCGTCCCGGCGCCGGCTCCCACGTCGCCACCGCCAGCTTCATGGTGTCCCCGGCGGCCCGCGGCCGCGGCGTCGGCCGGGCGCTGGGCGAGCACGTCGTCGCCTGGGCGCGCGACCGGGGCTTCCTCGCGATGCAGTTCAACGCCGTGGTGGAGACGAACGCCGCCGCCGTCGCCCTGTGGCAGTCCCTGGGCTTCGTCGTCATCGGCACGGTGCCGCAGGCCTTCGACCACCCCGAGCACGGGTACGTGGGCCTGCACGTCATGCACCGGTTCCTGTGAGCGACCGACCGGACCGTCCCGACGGCGGGACCGACGGCAGCTGCGGGACGTGGTCCCCGCCGCCCCCGTTCATCGACTCCTTCGTCCTGCCCCACGTCGTCGTCCGCCGCACCGGGGCGGGGCACGGCGGACGGGCGGAGGTCCTGACCGCCCTCGTCGCCGCGCTGCCCAGGACGGGACCAGTGCAGGTGTGGACCGAACTGCCCCACGACCCCGCGGGTGGGGCGGGGGACGAGCTGGTCGCCGAGTTCGCCCGGCTCCGCGACGGGCTGGGTCCGCAGCAGCACCAGACCGTGCAGACCCGTCCCGACGACCGCGGCCGCAGCACCACCGTCGTGGTCGAGCACGGTCCGTCGCCGGACCTGCTGCGCAGGCTCGCGGACAGCCCCGCCGTCGCGGACGGGACCGTGCGCACGTGCCTGACCGACGAACGGTGCCAGGTCTTCCTGCGTCCGGTGGTCGAGGGCGTCGAGGTGCTGGGCACCGACCTCGCGGTGGTCCAGCGCGTCGCCGGGTCACAGTGCCCGGCCGACGATGCCCTACGCTGACCGGACCATCCAGAGCGGCCGAGAGACCTGGCTCGTCGACGCCGCAGCAACCCCGGGGACGGACCACGTCCCGGAGGGTGCTCATGCCAGGA includes:
- a CDS encoding DUF1684 domain-containing protein; this encodes MTTTTIDEGTLDAARTAWDAWRQERTATLSTPHGWLSLTGLHWLDTDAAAVEGLPGRWASVDGGVEVTAGAAEGIVHDGAPVDGTVRIDTAEGAPGTLVEVGERRVEVMQRSGNHALRVRDPQSPTRAAFTGVPVFEFSERYVVPAEFVPHEQAQDVVTGAVVEGLQHHHRAVGVVRFELDGPQQLTVFAGGTALFTDATSGVTTTGTTRSVPVPTTPGPVVLDLNRAQNLPCAFTDFATCPLPPAENRLTVPVAAGEKDPR
- a CDS encoding cysteine desulfurase — its product is MTTVLEGFSPAELSALRGDFPILSRTTRSGKPLVYLDSGATSQKPRAVLDAERRFYETHNAAVHRGAHQLAEEATDDFEAARAAIAGFVGVPADEVVFTKNATESLNLVAHAFSTSTAYAARGSAPAGQAVDPRFVLAEGDELLVTEAEHHANLVPWQELCARTGAVLRWIPVTEDGVLDLSGLDALVTERTKVVAFAHASNVLGALAPVADLVAAARRVGALVVLDACQSVPHLPVDLPSLGVDLAAFSGHKMLGPSGIGVLWGRAELLAAMPPFLTGGSMIELVRMERSTFAPAPQKFEAGVPMTAQAVGLHAAVDYLRDLGPDGTGIARVEAHERALTAQLLAELAELPWIRVLGPLDAADRVGLVSFVVDGPDLQVHAHDVGQLLDDEGVAVRVGHHCAWPLHRRFGVAATTRVSFGPYNQPSDVDAVLRGLHRVRDLFG
- the sufU gene encoding Fe-S cluster assembly sulfur transfer protein SufU; this encodes MDLYQQLIIEHSKRPHGAGLREPFAAEAHHVNPTCGDEITLRVRLEEADGSPVVGDVSYDALGCSISRASASVLHELVVGRSVAEVGELREAVQHMLTSRGEDPGDEDVLGDAVAFAGVAKYPARVKCALLSWSALADAVLRA
- a CDS encoding GNAT family N-acetyltransferase; translation: MEIRDYTDADWAGIWPFFDEIVADGETYALPQGLPSDRARAEWVGAPPWGTFTAVDEDGAVLGTAKCGPNRPGAGSHVATASFMVSPAARGRGVGRALGEHVVAWARDRGFLAMQFNAVVETNAAAVALWQSLGFVVIGTVPQAFDHPEHGYVGLHVMHRFL